The following coding sequences lie in one Rhizobium rhododendri genomic window:
- the erpA gene encoding iron-sulfur cluster insertion protein ErpA, translated as MTETTVTLSDSAAKRIAAIVSAETGKSALRVAVEGGGCSGFSYKFDLVEAPAEDDIVVAKGDATVFIDKLSLIYMAGSQIDFVDNLLGQSFQINNPNAVASCGCGTSFSV; from the coding sequence ATGACCGAAACAACTGTAACCCTTTCGGATTCCGCCGCCAAGCGCATAGCCGCAATCGTCAGTGCGGAAACCGGCAAGAGCGCGCTGCGCGTCGCCGTCGAAGGCGGTGGCTGCTCGGGCTTTTCCTACAAATTCGATCTCGTCGAAGCCCCCGCCGAGGACGACATCGTCGTTGCCAAGGGCGACGCCACAGTCTTCATCGACAAGCTGTCGCTGATCTACATGGCAGGCTCGCAGATCGATTTCGTCGACAACCTGCTCGGCCAGTCGTTCCAGATCAACAACCCGAACGCGGTTGCCAGTTGCGGCTGCGGCACCAGCTTCTCCGTCTGA
- the xth gene encoding exodeoxyribonuclease III, whose translation MKIATWNINGIKARIDNLCQWLKDSSPDIACLQEIKSVDEGFPRLQLEELGYHVETHGQKGFNGVAILSKQKPDAVIRGLPGDDTDQQSRFIEASFSIAGDRTLRVGCIYLPNGNPVDTEKYPYKLAWMERLQVFAAGRLALEEPLILAGDYNVIPEPHDCFDPRVWANDALFLPQTRQAFRRLENLGLTDALRATSDQSKLYTFWDYQAGAWPKNNGIRIDHLMLSPEAADKMTSATVEKHVRAWEKPSDHVPVVAHFDFAG comes from the coding sequence ATGAAAATCGCCACCTGGAATATCAACGGCATCAAGGCCCGCATCGACAACCTTTGCCAGTGGCTGAAGGATTCCAGTCCCGATATCGCCTGCCTGCAGGAAATCAAATCAGTCGACGAGGGCTTTCCGAGGCTGCAGCTCGAGGAGCTCGGCTATCATGTCGAGACCCACGGCCAGAAGGGCTTCAACGGCGTCGCGATCCTGTCGAAGCAGAAGCCGGATGCGGTGATCCGTGGCCTGCCGGGTGACGACACCGACCAGCAGTCGCGCTTCATCGAAGCCTCCTTCTCCATCGCCGGCGACCGGACGCTGAGGGTCGGCTGCATCTATCTTCCGAATGGAAATCCCGTCGATACCGAAAAATATCCCTACAAGCTCGCCTGGATGGAGCGCCTTCAGGTGTTTGCAGCCGGTCGACTGGCGCTGGAGGAGCCGCTGATCCTTGCTGGCGACTACAATGTCATCCCGGAGCCGCACGACTGCTTCGATCCAAGGGTCTGGGCGAATGACGCATTGTTCCTGCCGCAGACGCGCCAGGCATTTCGAAGACTGGAAAATCTCGGCCTCACCGACGCCCTGCGGGCGACAAGCGATCAGTCAAAGCTCTACACGTTCTGGGATTATCAGGCCGGTGCCTGGCCAAAAAACAACGGCATCCGCATCGATCACCTGATGCTGTCACCCGAAGCTGCCGACAAAATGACCTCGGCGACAGTTGAGAAACACGTTCGCGCCTGGGAAAAGCCGTCCGACCACGTCCCCGTCGTTGCCCATTTCGATTTTGCGGGCTGA
- the exoR gene encoding exopolysaccharide production regulator ExoR encodes MLRSEFPSVRVMWLGMALIVPAAVAAPALAFDINAGVSKESGPFDLFKFGFKAYKNGQKEEAVEAYKYAAEKGHTGSRWALANMYADGDGVAQDDFEAFKIYNEIAQQGVEPGSEDTGFFINALLSLANYYKSGIPNTPVKTDLNQARQLYFQVASTFGIAEAQFQLAKMMLSGEGGTSNVQQAKKWLNQARKSGHPGAMAVFGNILFQEGQSTRGLAFMTAALDKCKPKDCPWMEDLQEQAFSVANENDRRNAVVMAHKLDVTAPE; translated from the coding sequence ATGCTTAGATCCGAGTTTCCATCAGTACGAGTTATGTGGCTTGGCATGGCGTTGATCGTGCCGGCTGCCGTTGCGGCACCTGCCTTGGCCTTTGATATCAATGCCGGCGTCTCAAAGGAATCGGGACCCTTCGACCTCTTCAAGTTCGGCTTCAAGGCCTACAAGAACGGGCAGAAGGAAGAAGCCGTCGAGGCTTACAAATATGCGGCCGAGAAGGGCCATACCGGCTCGCGATGGGCACTTGCGAACATGTATGCCGATGGCGACGGCGTTGCACAGGATGACTTCGAGGCCTTCAAGATCTACAATGAGATCGCCCAGCAAGGCGTCGAGCCCGGGTCCGAAGACACCGGCTTTTTCATCAATGCGCTGCTTTCTCTCGCCAACTATTACAAGAGCGGAATTCCCAACACCCCCGTCAAGACGGACCTGAACCAGGCGCGCCAGCTGTATTTCCAGGTCGCATCGACCTTCGGTATCGCCGAAGCACAGTTTCAGCTGGCGAAGATGATGCTGTCGGGCGAGGGCGGCACGTCGAATGTCCAGCAGGCGAAGAAGTGGCTCAATCAGGCTCGCAAGAGCGGCCATCCCGGTGCCATGGCCGTGTTCGGCAACATCCTGTTCCAGGAAGGCCAGTCGACACGCGGGCTCGCGTTCATGACGGCGGCTCTCGACAAGTGCAAGCCGAAGGATTGTCCGTGGATGGAAGACCTGCAGGAGCAGGCTTTCTCCGTCGCCAACGAAAACGACCGCCGCAACGCCGTCGTCATGGCCCACAAGCTCGACGTGACCGCTCCGGAGTGA
- a CDS encoding OmpP1/FadL family transporter, with translation MGHRAVAKAALVLLAGCSFVSSAAAGGIERAGYDIDLLFDKSRYAFEGGVTFVMPERKLTNARDINPRDGNLNNRPQSVSDGPNFGVPSVGIKIGITDDVDCLADYSEPFGAHSNPGTNWAGANYNSDEKIYSHNYGLTCSYKFDAGPGQLRLIGGGFYQEVGGFKEELVVPLPASLSSLYSGMGRLDISDSGWGWRSGVAYEIPEYAMRASLVYNSQVKYDNLSGTVDLTSVPKIAVPGNPAVGTVTPVYGSATAPDSLELKLQTGIAPDWLAFGSAKWTNWSTLQSIAFCPKSTRGVVACRPGSAAELTSLDLLYKDGWTLSGGIGHKFNAQWSGAVSLTWDQGTSQGYGLSSDTWMLGAGLSFSPTEHVEYRLAGAVGLLTSGKSGTVTSGGVTYGDDVTYRYGNDFVGALSTSVKVKF, from the coding sequence ATGGGACATCGTGCAGTGGCCAAGGCCGCCCTCGTGCTGCTTGCCGGCTGTAGCTTCGTCAGCTCCGCAGCGGCCGGAGGCATCGAGCGCGCGGGTTATGACATAGATCTGCTGTTCGATAAGTCACGCTATGCTTTCGAGGGCGGAGTCACGTTCGTGATGCCGGAGCGCAAGCTGACCAATGCACGTGACATCAATCCACGTGATGGAAACCTCAACAATCGCCCGCAGTCCGTCAGCGACGGTCCCAATTTTGGCGTGCCTTCCGTGGGCATCAAGATCGGTATCACAGACGATGTCGATTGCCTGGCCGACTACTCCGAGCCGTTCGGCGCCCATTCCAATCCCGGGACAAACTGGGCCGGTGCCAACTATAACAGCGACGAAAAGATATACAGCCACAACTACGGCCTGACCTGCTCCTACAAGTTCGATGCAGGTCCGGGCCAGCTGCGGCTGATCGGCGGTGGCTTCTACCAGGAGGTCGGTGGATTCAAGGAAGAATTGGTGGTGCCCTTGCCGGCGTCGCTGTCGTCCCTCTACAGCGGCATGGGTCGTCTCGATATCAGCGACAGCGGCTGGGGCTGGCGTTCGGGCGTTGCCTACGAGATCCCCGAATACGCCATGCGGGCCAGCCTCGTCTATAACAGCCAGGTCAAGTACGACAATCTGTCCGGCACGGTGGATCTGACATCCGTGCCGAAGATTGCAGTCCCGGGTAATCCGGCGGTGGGCACGGTCACGCCCGTCTACGGATCGGCCACGGCGCCGGATTCGCTGGAGCTGAAGCTGCAGACCGGCATCGCGCCCGACTGGCTGGCGTTCGGTTCTGCCAAGTGGACCAACTGGAGCACGCTGCAGAGTATCGCATTCTGTCCGAAATCGACGCGCGGAGTTGTCGCCTGCAGGCCGGGCAGCGCCGCGGAACTGACCTCCCTCGATCTCCTCTACAAGGACGGATGGACGTTGAGCGGCGGCATCGGCCACAAGTTCAATGCCCAGTGGAGCGGCGCCGTCAGCCTCACCTGGGACCAGGGCACGAGCCAGGGCTATGGCCTGTCGTCCGATACTTGGATGCTCGGGGCAGGCCTTTCCTTCTCGCCGACCGAGCATGTCGAATACCGGCTTGCCGGCGCTGTCGGTCTGCTAACTTCAGGCAAGTCCGGGACCGTTACCTCCGGTGGCGTGACCTACGGCGACGATGTCACCTATCGCTACGGCAACGATTTCGTCGGCGCCCTTTCGACGTCGGTCAAGGTCAAATTCTAG
- a CDS encoding valine--tRNA ligase: protein MLEKTYDSAAVEPKIAQKWDEADAFRAGANAKPGAETFTIVIPPPNVTGSLHMGHALNNTLQDIMVRFERMRGKDVLWQPGMDHAGIATQMVVERKLKELQLPGRVAMGREAFIDKVWEWKDESGGLIFNQLKRLGASCDWSRERFTMDEGLSEAVLKVFVSLYKEGLIYRGKRLVNWDPQFETAISDIEVESREVNGHMWHFKYRLAGGETYTYVEKDADGNVTFQEERDYISIATTRPETMLGDGAVAVHPSDTRYAPIVGKLCEIPVGPKEHRRLIPIITDEYPEPDFGSGAVKITGAHDFNDYQVAKRNDIPLYRLMNGRAEMRDDGEPYAVCAAQAQAIARGGDMPTESEIDDINLVPEEYRGLDRLVARKRIVDAINAEGLAVTVKDADGNDIPYVEAKKIMQPFGDRSNVVIEPMLTDQWFVDAKTLAGPAIASVREGRTNFVPKNWDKTYYEWMDNIQPWCISRQLWWGHQIPAWYGPDGQVFVEKTEEEALQAAIQHYLSHEGVWKAWVEEKLENFKPGEILIRDEDVLDTWFSSALWPFSTLGWPEQTAELARYYPTNVLVTGFDIIFFWVARMMMMGLHFMKDDAGNGVEPFNTVYVHALVRDKSGQKMSKSKGNVIDPLELIDEYGADSLRFTLAIMAAQGRDVKLDPARIAGYRNFGTKLWNATRFAEMNGAASGAHFVPEAAELTVNRWILTELARTTRDVTEALEAYRFNDAAGALYRFVWNQFCDWYLELLKPVFMGEEEADKVEAQGCSAYVLEEIYKLLHPFMPFMTEELWAHTAGEGKERDGLICHADWPVPSYADDVAAAEINWLIDLVSGIRSVRSEMNVPPAATAPLVFVDANGVTRERLFRHDAAIKRLARVEAISLAEAAPKGSAQIVIGEATACLPLGTLIDIDAERSRLEKAVAKAQAEADRIVGKLSNERFVANANPEVVAAERERLEELQSQLASLKVALTRLSEVG from the coding sequence ATGCTCGAAAAGACCTATGATTCTGCCGCTGTTGAGCCGAAAATCGCCCAGAAATGGGACGAGGCCGACGCGTTTCGCGCTGGTGCCAATGCCAAGCCGGGAGCCGAGACGTTCACCATCGTCATTCCGCCTCCGAACGTCACCGGTTCGCTGCACATGGGCCACGCGCTCAACAACACGTTGCAGGACATCATGGTGCGTTTCGAGCGGATGCGCGGCAAGGACGTGCTCTGGCAGCCAGGCATGGACCATGCCGGCATCGCCACGCAGATGGTCGTCGAGCGCAAGCTGAAGGAATTGCAGCTGCCCGGCCGTGTCGCCATGGGCCGCGAAGCCTTCATCGACAAGGTCTGGGAATGGAAGGACGAGTCGGGCGGTCTGATCTTCAACCAGCTGAAGCGCCTCGGCGCCTCCTGCGACTGGTCGCGCGAGCGCTTCACCATGGACGAGGGGCTGTCGGAAGCCGTCCTCAAGGTCTTCGTGTCGCTCTACAAGGAGGGCCTGATCTATCGCGGCAAGCGGCTGGTCAACTGGGACCCGCAGTTCGAAACCGCAATCTCCGACATCGAGGTCGAAAGCCGCGAAGTCAACGGCCATATGTGGCACTTCAAATACCGCCTGGCTGGCGGCGAGACATACACCTATGTCGAGAAGGATGCCGACGGTAACGTCACTTTCCAGGAGGAGCGCGACTACATCTCGATTGCGACGACCCGGCCGGAGACGATGCTGGGAGATGGTGCCGTGGCCGTTCACCCCTCGGATACACGCTATGCACCTATCGTCGGCAAGCTCTGTGAAATCCCCGTCGGGCCGAAGGAGCATCGCCGCCTGATCCCGATCATCACCGACGAATATCCGGAACCAGATTTTGGCTCCGGCGCGGTGAAGATTACCGGCGCCCATGATTTCAACGACTACCAGGTCGCCAAGCGCAACGACATCCCGCTCTACCGGCTGATGAACGGCCGCGCCGAAATGCGCGATGACGGCGAGCCCTACGCAGTCTGCGCTGCCCAGGCGCAGGCGATTGCCCGCGGCGGCGACATGCCGACGGAATCCGAAATCGACGACATCAACCTCGTACCGGAAGAATATCGCGGCCTCGACCGGCTCGTCGCCCGCAAGCGCATCGTCGATGCGATCAACGCCGAGGGCCTGGCGGTTACCGTCAAGGATGCCGACGGCAACGATATTCCCTACGTCGAAGCCAAGAAGATCATGCAGCCGTTCGGCGACCGCTCGAACGTCGTCATCGAGCCTATGCTGACCGACCAGTGGTTCGTCGATGCGAAGACGCTGGCAGGGCCGGCCATCGCCTCCGTGCGCGAAGGCCGCACCAATTTCGTGCCGAAGAACTGGGACAAGACCTATTACGAGTGGATGGACAACATCCAGCCCTGGTGCATTTCGCGCCAGCTTTGGTGGGGTCACCAGATCCCGGCCTGGTATGGCCCGGATGGTCAGGTTTTCGTCGAAAAGACCGAGGAAGAGGCGCTGCAGGCGGCGATCCAGCATTACCTGTCTCACGAAGGTGTCTGGAAGGCCTGGGTCGAGGAGAAACTGGAGAACTTCAAGCCGGGTGAAATCCTCATCCGCGACGAGGATGTGCTCGACACCTGGTTCTCGTCCGCCCTCTGGCCGTTCTCGACGCTCGGCTGGCCTGAGCAGACGGCCGAGCTTGCCCGCTACTATCCGACCAACGTGCTGGTCACCGGTTTCGACATTATCTTCTTCTGGGTCGCCCGAATGATGATGATGGGCCTGCACTTCATGAAGGACGACGCCGGCAACGGGGTAGAGCCGTTCAATACGGTCTATGTTCACGCACTGGTTCGCGACAAGAGCGGCCAGAAGATGTCGAAGTCGAAAGGCAACGTCATCGATCCGCTGGAACTGATCGACGAGTACGGCGCCGACTCGCTACGTTTCACGCTGGCCATCATGGCAGCGCAGGGCCGCGACGTGAAACTCGATCCGGCGCGCATCGCCGGCTACCGCAACTTCGGCACCAAGCTGTGGAATGCGACGCGTTTCGCGGAGATGAACGGCGCTGCCAGTGGCGCGCATTTTGTGCCCGAGGCGGCCGAACTGACGGTCAACCGCTGGATCCTGACGGAACTGGCGCGCACCACCCGTGATGTCACGGAGGCGCTGGAGGCTTACCGGTTCAACGACGCGGCCGGCGCTCTCTATCGCTTTGTCTGGAACCAGTTCTGCGACTGGTACCTGGAACTGCTGAAGCCCGTCTTCATGGGCGAGGAAGAGGCTGACAAGGTCGAAGCGCAGGGCTGCAGCGCCTACGTGCTGGAAGAGATCTACAAGCTTCTGCATCCGTTCATGCCGTTCATGACGGAGGAGCTCTGGGCCCACACAGCTGGCGAGGGCAAGGAGCGCGATGGATTGATCTGCCACGCAGACTGGCCGGTGCCGTCCTATGCGGACGATGTCGCGGCAGCAGAGATCAACTGGCTGATCGACCTCGTCTCGGGCATCCGTTCTGTGCGCTCGGAAATGAACGTGCCGCCGGCAGCCACGGCGCCGCTGGTGTTCGTCGATGCCAATGGCGTCACCCGCGAGCGGCTGTTCCGCCACGATGCGGCGATCAAGCGGCTTGCCCGCGTCGAGGCTATCTCGCTCGCCGAAGCTGCGCCGAAGGGCTCGGCACAGATCGTCATCGGCGAGGCGACTGCATGTCTGCCGCTGGGCACATTGATCGATATCGACGCCGAGCGGAGCCGGCTTGAAAAGGCTGTCGCCAAGGCACAGGCCGAGGCGGATCGCATCGTCGGGAAATTGTCGAACGAGCGGTTCGTTGCCAACGCCAACCCCGAAGTCGTGGCTGCGGAACGCGAACGGCTGGAGGAGCTGCAGAGCCAGCTCGCCAGCCTCAAGGTCGCCCTGACAAGGCTCAGCGAAGTCGGCTGA
- a CDS encoding DUF2497 domain-containing protein, translating to MAQSNVAREPSMEEILASIRKIIESNEPGGGPSLSAPMPPVYEAAENDDNDIHLTVDDEFEGALDDMPPMPAPQDPRFVAANSAGHDPDAAPRSTMSLADVAARVRAASDRNSMQMNASREAAPSRELPPAMAARLAEVRLGSHAMQPDAAEAEVRHTQREPMAAVSQDFAAEMSDVVVHIRPVEPVQQVVEQVTRAPDMPSGVRTQPQPERATAPQPVHVEPEAAYVAPAEQHDRFLPQLHEEAQKMLVSEATGEQVARSFDELAAALGAERRSLDDIAQDMLRPMLQEWLDDNLPTLVEKLVREEIERVARGPRR from the coding sequence ATGGCTCAGTCCAATGTTGCGCGTGAACCGTCGATGGAAGAGATTCTTGCCTCTATCCGCAAGATCATCGAAAGCAACGAGCCAGGCGGTGGTCCTTCCCTGTCGGCCCCGATGCCGCCGGTGTACGAAGCTGCGGAAAACGATGACAACGACATCCATCTGACCGTCGACGATGAGTTCGAAGGCGCGCTCGACGACATGCCGCCGATGCCGGCTCCCCAGGACCCGCGGTTCGTTGCCGCCAATTCGGCCGGCCACGATCCGGATGCAGCGCCGCGCAGCACCATGTCGCTCGCCGACGTGGCAGCCCGCGTGCGTGCCGCTTCCGATCGCAATTCCATGCAGATGAACGCGTCGCGTGAAGCGGCGCCGTCTCGCGAATTGCCGCCGGCGATGGCCGCCCGTCTCGCCGAGGTGCGCCTTGGCTCGCATGCGATGCAGCCCGATGCCGCCGAGGCGGAAGTGCGGCATACGCAACGTGAACCGATGGCCGCCGTGTCGCAGGATTTTGCGGCCGAGATGTCCGACGTGGTCGTGCACATCAGGCCGGTCGAGCCTGTGCAGCAGGTCGTCGAACAGGTCACTCGGGCGCCTGACATGCCATCCGGTGTCCGGACACAGCCGCAGCCCGAGCGCGCCACTGCACCGCAGCCGGTTCATGTCGAGCCGGAAGCCGCCTATGTCGCGCCTGCTGAGCAGCATGACCGGTTCCTGCCGCAGCTGCATGAAGAGGCCCAGAAGATGCTGGTCTCTGAAGCCACCGGCGAGCAGGTTGCGCGTTCGTTCGACGAGCTTGCCGCAGCGCTTGGCGCCGAGCGCCGCTCGCTCGACGACATAGCCCAGGACATGCTGCGGCCGATGCTGCAGGAATGGCTGGACGACAACCTGCCGACGCTGGTCGAAAAGCTGGTACGCGAGGAGATCGAGCGGGTTGCCCGCGGGCCCCGCCGCTAG